One Patescibacteria group bacterium genomic region harbors:
- a CDS encoding glycosyltransferase produces MISFIIPVYNEEKVITETLQQFLVLTGIDYEIIVSDNGSTDTTRTLASQLGAKVVERPGAERTSIGECRNRGARVAQGNILWFIDADVRITNIMKTVSEVSAYFEKNSGTVAATMRIIIYPTESIWLDRVVWYLFNYFIWLQNRVLKVGTSAGDCMIIRRSAFTQLSGFRPELRSSEDFELYKRLGQLGQVNFFWYHTVAMSPRRYRRDGWPKVLWQWFKNWFTQVVFGKIAKTDWEARR; encoded by the coding sequence ATGATATCGTTTATTATTCCCGTCTATAATGAGGAAAAAGTCATCACTGAAACATTACAACAATTTTTGGTGTTAACAGGGATAGATTATGAGATAATTGTTTCAGATAACGGCAGTACAGATACAACTAGAACACTGGCTAGCCAGTTAGGTGCTAAAGTGGTGGAACGACCCGGTGCTGAACGAACCTCAATTGGTGAGTGTCGTAACCGCGGGGCGCGCGTGGCTCAGGGTAATATCTTATGGTTTATTGATGCCGATGTGAGGATTACCAATATCATGAAAACTGTATCAGAGGTGAGCGCTTATTTTGAAAAAAATTCTGGAACAGTTGCAGCCACCATGCGGATTATTATTTATCCAACAGAGAGCATTTGGCTTGATCGAGTAGTGTGGTACTTATTTAATTATTTTATTTGGTTACAAAACCGCGTGTTAAAAGTTGGTACATCAGCGGGAGATTGTATGATTATCCGGCGATCAGCCTTTACTCAGCTATCTGGTTTTAGGCCAGAATTACGTAGTTCGGAAGATTTTGAATTATATAAACGTCTTGGTCAATTAGGCCAAGTAAATTTTTTCTGGTACCATACTGTGGCTATGTCACCCCGGCGTTATCGGCGCGATGGTTGGCCGAAGGTGTTATGGCAGTGGTTTAAAAATTGGTTTACACAAGTTGTATTTGGTAAGATAGCTAAGACTGATTGGGAGGCACGACGTTAG
- a CDS encoding ribonuclease HII, translating to MKESYHLIAGVDEVGRGAWAGPLVACAIIMPQGKRITGVADSKQLSHQQRIKLFPKIVSTAISCVVVSVPQTDIDQLGVHQANMFALSYCITHLDPAPELILVDGFVLHHYLPIKKIIHGDATNYTIGAASIVAKVVRDTLMHYLDTVDGKYMFGQHKGYGTALHQQQLKKYGISPYHRKSFAPIHKLLYT from the coding sequence ATGAAGGAAAGTTATCATCTAATTGCCGGGGTTGATGAAGTCGGGCGAGGTGCCTGGGCTGGGCCATTAGTGGCTTGTGCCATTATTATGCCACAAGGAAAACGAATTACCGGTGTGGCTGATTCTAAGCAGTTATCACACCAACAAAGAATCAAATTATTTCCAAAAATAGTCTCGACGGCCATTAGCTGTGTGGTTGTGTCTGTGCCGCAAACGGATATTGATCAGTTGGGTGTGCATCAAGCCAATATGTTTGCTCTATCTTACTGCATTACCCACCTTGATCCAGCGCCAGAGCTTATTTTAGTAGACGGTTTTGTCTTGCATCATTATTTACCAATCAAGAAAATTATTCATGGTGATGCAACTAATTATACAATTGGTGCCGCCTCGATTGTGGCCAAAGTGGTGCGAGATACTTTAATGCACTATCTTGATACAGTTGATGGTAAATACATGTTTGGCCAACATAAAGGGTACGGTACAGCTTTACACCAACAACAATTAAAAAAATATGGAATTAGCCCCTATCATAGAAAATCATTTGCTCCGATTCACAAGCTGCTTTATACTTAA
- a CDS encoding L-lactate dehydrogenase, with translation MPGKVTIIGAGNVGTATAFALAIDGSANNIVLLDRNLEKAKGEIMDIEHGSAFMPHTEFMGSKSYKDIKDSDIVVITAGAAQAPGESRLQLLQRNAGILKGIMKDIKTYSPDSIVIVVTNPVDVLTYLALKYSHFPHNRVFGTGTVLDSARFRSYLAKYFCVNAHNVHAHILGEHGDSSFPALSTANIGSIPLRKMPHYNEKAMWAIHHTVRTVVYDIIKKKGSTNLAIATCVTQLVHAILNDTHEIFPVSSVLRGEYGIHDVAVSTPSVLGKCGIIQELEIPLDAKEKAALKKSVKILKKAIRSVHHPVSR, from the coding sequence ATGCCTGGAAAAGTAACAATCATAGGGGCGGGTAATGTCGGCACCGCGACAGCCTTTGCCCTGGCTATAGACGGCTCAGCTAATAACATCGTTTTGCTAGACCGAAATTTAGAAAAAGCTAAAGGCGAGATTATGGATATTGAACATGGCAGCGCCTTTATGCCTCACACTGAATTCATGGGTTCAAAATCATATAAAGATATTAAAGATTCTGATATTGTTGTGATTACCGCCGGTGCGGCTCAAGCACCCGGTGAATCTAGATTACAGTTATTACAACGTAATGCCGGCATTCTCAAAGGCATTATGAAAGATATAAAAACTTACTCACCAGATAGTATTGTTATTGTCGTTACCAACCCAGTGGATGTACTGACCTACTTAGCTCTTAAATACTCACATTTTCCGCACAATCGTGTGTTTGGTACTGGCACGGTGTTAGATTCAGCTCGGTTTAGGTCTTACTTGGCAAAATATTTTTGCGTCAACGCTCATAATGTTCATGCGCACATTTTAGGTGAACATGGCGATAGTTCTTTCCCAGCTTTGAGTACAGCTAATATTGGTTCTATCCCACTCAGAAAAATGCCGCATTACAATGAAAAAGCGATGTGGGCGATTCATCATACCGTTCGCACCGTAGTTTACGATATTATTAAAAAGAAAGGTTCTACTAACCTCGCTATTGCTACCTGTGTCACACAATTAGTGCATGCCATTCTCAATGACACGCATGAAATATTCCCGGTATCTTCGGTGTTACGCGGTGAATATGGCATCCATGATGTGGCTGTCAGCACACCATCAGTTTTAGGAAAATGCGGCATTATTCAAGAATTAGAGATACCGCTTGACGCCAAAGAAAAAGCCGCCTTGAAAAAATCCGTCAAGATTTTAAAGAAGGCGATTCGATCGGTACACCATCCTGTCTCTCGATGA
- a CDS encoding deoxyribonuclease IV — MSQIGAHVSAAGGLYNAALNAKAEGLETFQMFSRPPQSFKCPELTAEAVTKFKDTVQQCGYTNYYVHAPYLLNLASAKPSLRHASITMLRQELDRGSRLGVKGVMFHTGSAASQPDRATGVAVAIKSLNQVLAGYTGTCLLLLENAAGSGSVLGCTFPELKQLYSGIEKAKHAQVGFCLDTQHAFGSGYDLRSEALINETISQFDKYLGLKKLICIQVNDSKVDFNSKKDRHEHIGLGKIGQAAFKYLLNHPKLKDQDFILETPAAGRADDVAILKKFRQI, encoded by the coding sequence ATGTCACAAATTGGTGCCCATGTTTCAGCTGCTGGTGGTTTATATAATGCCGCGCTTAACGCCAAAGCCGAGGGTTTAGAAACCTTTCAAATGTTTTCTCGTCCACCACAATCTTTCAAGTGTCCTGAGCTTACTGCGGAAGCTGTGACAAAATTTAAAGATACTGTGCAACAATGTGGTTACACGAATTATTATGTTCATGCGCCCTATTTATTAAATCTCGCCTCAGCTAAACCTAGTTTACGTCACGCCTCAATTACTATGTTAAGACAAGAACTAGATAGAGGGTCGCGACTTGGTGTTAAGGGAGTAATGTTTCACACCGGCAGTGCCGCCAGCCAGCCAGATCGAGCCACCGGTGTAGCCGTAGCGATTAAAAGTTTGAATCAAGTTTTAGCTGGTTATACCGGAACATGTTTATTATTATTAGAAAATGCCGCGGGCAGTGGCAGTGTTTTAGGGTGCACTTTTCCAGAATTGAAACAATTATATTCCGGTATAGAAAAAGCTAAACATGCCCAAGTTGGTTTTTGTTTAGACACCCAACATGCGTTTGGTTCTGGGTATGATCTAAGAAGTGAAGCATTAATAAACGAGACAATCTCACAATTTGATAAATATTTAGGTTTAAAAAAACTAATCTGTATTCAGGTGAATGATTCAAAAGTTGATTTTAATAGTAAGAAAGACCGACACGAACATATTGGCCTGGGTAAAATTGGTCAGGCAGCTTTTAAATATTTACTTAATCATCCAAAATTAAAAGACCAAGATTTTATTCTAGAAACCCCCGCTGCTGGTCGCGCCGATGATGTTGCTATTTTAAAAAAATTCAGACAAATATGA
- a CDS encoding sodium-translocating pyrophosphatase produces MHPGIIFSLSTAVVAIIYGVVLIVQINKKPAGNEDMQRIAKAIQTGASAYLNRQYRTIAVIAIGLFLLLWWLLGILMATGFLVGAVLSSIASYIGMNVAVRANVRTAEAARQGLGAAMKVGVQGGTVTGMLVVGLALLGVAGFAWATGNNVDALIGLGFGGSLISVFARVGGGIFTKAADVGADLVGKVEAGIPEDDPRNPAVIADNVGDNVGDDAGMAADLFETYAVTTVAAMLLGSLIFKGEAKDLALLYPLVLGGAAIICSIIGTWFIRLGGSNKIMGALYKGLIVSGVLSAIVFYPVTKWLMLDNGLYSIGQLYGSALVGLVVTALLVLITEYYTSTSYRPVRSIAFASQSGHGTNVIQGLAISLKSTLAPVFVIVIAILFAYSLAGLYGIAVAAMAMLSLAGIIVTIDAFGPITDNAGGIAEMAKLPDEVREITDALDAVGNTTKAVTKGYAIGSAGLAALVLFAAFTQDYLARSGETLKFSLEDPKVIVGLFIGGMITYYFTALCMEAVGKAAGSVVKEVRRQFKSIPGIMEGTAQPDYAACVDLVTKAALRQMILPVVLVVFTPVIVWALLGPVAVGGVLMGSIVLGMFVAISMTTGGGAWDNAKKYIEKGHYGGKGSTAHAAAVTGDTVGDPYKDTAGPAINPMIKVLNIVALLLVVLLA; encoded by the coding sequence ATGCATCCAGGAATAATATTTTCATTAAGCACCGCTGTAGTGGCTATTATCTATGGCGTAGTTTTAATCGTTCAAATAAATAAGAAACCAGCCGGTAATGAAGACATGCAGCGCATTGCCAAAGCGATTCAAACTGGTGCTTCGGCTTATCTTAATCGACAATACCGCACTATTGCTGTAATTGCCATTGGTTTATTTTTATTACTGTGGTGGTTATTGGGAATTTTAATGGCGACCGGCTTTTTAGTGGGAGCCGTGCTATCTTCGATTGCTAGTTATATTGGTATGAATGTAGCCGTGCGCGCCAATGTCAGAACGGCTGAAGCGGCGCGTCAAGGTTTAGGTGCAGCCATGAAAGTTGGTGTGCAAGGTGGCACGGTGACTGGTATGTTGGTGGTTGGTTTAGCTTTATTAGGTGTGGCCGGTTTTGCTTGGGCCACTGGAAATAATGTTGATGCCTTAATTGGTTTAGGTTTTGGTGGTAGTTTGATTTCTGTGTTTGCTCGTGTCGGTGGTGGTATCTTTACCAAAGCCGCCGATGTCGGGGCTGACCTGGTTGGTAAAGTTGAAGCCGGTATTCCGGAAGATGATCCGCGTAATCCAGCTGTGATTGCGGATAATGTTGGCGATAATGTCGGTGATGATGCCGGTATGGCCGCTGATTTATTTGAAACTTATGCGGTAACAACGGTGGCAGCGATGTTGCTTGGTTCACTTATTTTCAAAGGTGAAGCGAAAGATTTAGCTTTACTTTACCCGTTAGTCTTAGGTGGTGCCGCGATTATTTGTTCAATTATTGGTACCTGGTTTATTCGATTAGGGGGATCCAATAAAATTATGGGAGCGTTGTATAAGGGGTTGATTGTGTCTGGTGTTCTGTCGGCGATTGTGTTTTATCCGGTAACAAAATGGTTAATGCTCGACAATGGATTATATTCAATCGGTCAATTATATGGTTCGGCTTTAGTTGGTTTAGTCGTGACGGCCTTGTTAGTTTTGATTACTGAATACTACACTTCAACTAGTTATCGACCAGTGCGCTCAATCGCCTTTGCGTCACAATCTGGCCATGGTACTAACGTGATTCAAGGTTTAGCTATTTCTTTGAAATCAACCTTAGCCCCAGTATTTGTGATTGTTATCGCTATATTATTTGCCTACAGTTTAGCCGGTTTATACGGTATCGCTGTAGCGGCCATGGCAATGTTATCTTTGGCTGGCATTATTGTGACAATAGATGCTTTTGGACCAATTACAGATAATGCCGGTGGCATTGCGGAAATGGCTAAATTACCAGATGAGGTGCGTGAAATTACTGATGCGCTTGATGCGGTTGGTAACACCACTAAAGCCGTCACTAAAGGGTACGCCATTGGTTCAGCCGGTTTGGCAGCCTTGGTATTGTTCGCGGCATTTACACAAGATTATTTAGCCCGGTCAGGTGAGACTTTAAAATTTAGTTTGGAAGATCCGAAAGTAATTGTTGGTTTATTTATTGGTGGCATGATTACGTATTACTTTACCGCTCTGTGTATGGAAGCCGTCGGTAAAGCGGCCGGTAGTGTGGTCAAAGAAGTGCGCCGTCAATTTAAAAGTATTCCCGGCATTATGGAAGGAACCGCGCAACCAGATTATGCGGCGTGTGTTGATCTAGTAACCAAAGCTGCCTTACGGCAAATGATCTTGCCAGTAGTGTTAGTTGTTTTCACGCCAGTGATCGTCTGGGCGTTACTTGGCCCAGTCGCGGTGGGGGGAGTCTTGATGGGTTCAATTGTGCTCGGTATGTTTGTAGCTATTTCTATGACCACTGGTGGTGGTGCGTGGGACAATGCTAAAAAGTATATTGAGAAAGGTCATTACGGCGGTAAAGGTTCAACCGCTCATGCCGCCGCTGTGACTGGTGATACCGTAGGTGATCCTTATAAAGACACCGCCGGCCCAGCCATTAACCCAATGATTAAAGTCCTAAATATAGTGGCGCTTTTATTGGTTGTTTTACTAGCCTAA
- a CDS encoding YraN family protein codes for MYARHETGKTGENQATEYLLKLGYTILERNWSRRSGEIDIIAKKDTVIYFFEVKTRSGWRYGHPFHAIGRRKRCMLRRLGLTYVTDHHLTYTGLAIGAIGIIGQNIMFLPSIDKN; via the coding sequence ATGTATGCTAGACATGAAACTGGGAAAACCGGTGAAAACCAAGCGACCGAATACCTACTAAAACTAGGTTATACCATTTTGGAACGAAACTGGAGCAGGCGCAGTGGAGAGATTGATATTATCGCTAAAAAAGATACGGTGATATATTTTTTTGAAGTCAAAACTAGATCGGGTTGGCGCTATGGGCACCCATTTCATGCGATTGGTCGACGTAAACGCTGTATGCTGCGGCGACTAGGCTTAACCTACGTGACAGATCATCACCTAACCTATACTGGTTTAGCGATTGGTGCCATCGGTATCATCGGGCAAAACATTATGTTTCTTCCTAGTATTGACAAGAACTAA
- a CDS encoding methyltransferase domain-containing protein, whose protein sequence is MQMNSPMIDVKTILYHAQLKLGDYVADFGTGREAKLALPAAAQVGKNGIVYAVDVVKTILPAVQNKAKMHGLNNVQTVWSDLEIYGATKAIRDNSLMVGFMVTVLFQSKQRAKMVQECHRMVRPGGKLIVVDWKPDVTAPLGPVNDMRVHPEEVKKIAEDLHMQLTAEFNAGPYHWGLVFVK, encoded by the coding sequence ATGCAAATGAATAGTCCGATGATTGATGTAAAAACAATTTTGTATCATGCCCAATTAAAATTGGGTGATTATGTGGCCGATTTTGGTACTGGGCGTGAGGCCAAGCTCGCTTTGCCAGCGGCGGCGCAAGTGGGCAAAAATGGTATCGTTTATGCAGTTGATGTGGTTAAAACTATTTTGCCGGCCGTACAAAATAAAGCCAAAATGCATGGTTTGAATAATGTGCAAACGGTGTGGAGTGATTTAGAAATCTATGGTGCTACTAAAGCGATTCGGGATAACAGCTTGATGGTCGGTTTTATGGTAACAGTTCTGTTTCAATCTAAACAACGCGCGAAAATGGTTCAAGAATGTCATCGCATGGTTCGACCAGGTGGAAAACTGATTGTGGTTGATTGGAAACCAGATGTCACAGCGCCACTGGGGCCAGTTAATGACATGCGCGTACATCCAGAGGAGGTGAAAAAAATAGCCGAAGATCTACACATGCAATTAACCGCTGAATTTAACGCCGGACCATACCACTGGGGACTTGTGTTCGTGAAGTAA
- the tig gene encoding trigger factor gives MQITKTVQDKTTVLLKVEVSVEELKPHLEKAAKRISKSITIPGFRPGHAPYDMVKNKAGEMAIYQEAVDDVLSATLPDAVKQETIDFVGKPNVNLDTLAPGNPLVYTATFAIMPKVDLKNYQKVTVKKVVEVVDEKRLEKTMLDLKKLRTKHEPVERAAALGDQVVIDFDIKLAGVSIEGGQGKATPVVLGEKNFIPGFEDALVGMKAHETKQYQVTFPDDYGAKHLAGKQCDVTATVQSVSKVVLPELNDDFAKGLNFASLQELKDQIRQNLVKELEQKAEQKFESEVIEAIIKQADFEPIPQLMLDYEIDRMMEELKEQVEDQGGKLADYFTHIKKTAEELRASWKEPATKRVQGALIIKQVAEQENITVTEDAINAEVERRKTQYKNQPDMLKHLDGLDYRGYVRTILRNEQAVNKLKELAI, from the coding sequence ATGCAAATTACTAAAACTGTTCAAGACAAAACAACGGTTTTGCTCAAGGTTGAGGTCTCTGTCGAAGAGTTAAAACCACACCTGGAAAAGGCCGCCAAAAGAATTTCGAAATCAATTACGATTCCTGGTTTTCGGCCAGGGCATGCACCGTATGACATGGTAAAAAATAAAGCTGGCGAAATGGCTATTTATCAAGAAGCAGTAGACGATGTATTGTCAGCAACTTTGCCAGATGCCGTGAAACAAGAAACCATTGATTTTGTTGGTAAACCAAATGTTAATCTAGATACGTTGGCTCCTGGCAACCCATTAGTGTATACTGCAACGTTTGCTATTATGCCCAAGGTTGATTTGAAAAATTACCAAAAGGTGACAGTAAAGAAGGTAGTTGAAGTGGTTGATGAAAAACGTCTGGAAAAAACCATGCTGGATTTAAAAAAGTTGCGCACCAAACATGAACCAGTTGAGCGCGCCGCTGCATTAGGCGATCAAGTTGTGATCGATTTCGATATAAAATTAGCCGGTGTTTCAATCGAAGGTGGTCAAGGTAAAGCGACTCCGGTAGTGCTGGGTGAGAAAAATTTTATTCCCGGTTTTGAAGATGCCTTAGTGGGAATGAAAGCTCATGAGACTAAACAGTATCAAGTAACTTTTCCGGATGATTACGGAGCTAAGCATTTAGCCGGTAAACAATGTGATGTTACTGCCACTGTGCAATCAGTGTCTAAAGTAGTATTGCCGGAATTGAATGATGACTTTGCTAAGGGCCTTAACTTTGCTTCACTACAGGAATTAAAAGATCAAATTCGACAGAACCTAGTGAAAGAATTAGAACAAAAAGCCGAACAGAAATTTGAATCAGAAGTGATTGAAGCCATAATTAAACAGGCCGACTTTGAACCAATTCCACAATTGATGTTGGATTACGAAATCGATCGGATGATGGAAGAACTGAAAGAACAAGTGGAAGATCAGGGTGGAAAATTAGCCGACTATTTTACCCATATCAAAAAAACTGCCGAAGAATTACGAGCCAGCTGGAAAGAACCAGCCACAAAACGTGTGCAAGGTGCTTTGATTATTAAACAAGTAGCGGAGCAAGAAAACATTACTGTTACCGAAGATGCCATCAATGCTGAGGTGGAGCGTCGTAAGACACAGTATAAAAACCAACCGGATATGCTGAAACATTTAGACGGTTTAGATTATCGTGGTTATGTTCGAACGATATTACGAAATGAGCAGGCGGTAAATAAATTAAAGGAATTGGCGATATAA
- the nusA gene encoding transcription termination factor NusA gives MPDPKEVGAAIKQICEEKGIPFEAVVETIETALAVAYRKEMGQKGKDIRVEFNPNDGSMRIFEVTTVVEDALYEQYQKDKDATTGLVESAPALDDKGEPVKRFNPKTDIPYTQAKEEIADIELGDEIRDEVEVPAEFGRMAAQTAKQVIIQKLREAERETLFKLYQDRVGEVINVMIQRVEGKVVFVDLGQAVAVMPPAEQVRSEVYKPGQRIKVLLLSIEKTHRGPEIIASRSNANLVSALFAAEVPEIGSGSVVVKAIAREAGSRTKIAVAATDPSIDPIGSCVGQRGTRVQTVITELGGEKIDIIHYDDDAVKFIINALSPAKITSVSLKEVDGKKIATAEVPEDQFSLAIGKGGQNVRLASRLTGWSIDIIRAEDAEKKEEKEVEKIESTKTE, from the coding sequence ATGCCAGATCCAAAAGAAGTCGGTGCGGCCATCAAACAGATTTGCGAAGAAAAAGGCATTCCGTTTGAAGCCGTGGTAGAAACAATTGAAACCGCTTTAGCGGTAGCTTACCGTAAAGAGATGGGCCAGAAGGGAAAAGACATTCGCGTGGAATTTAACCCTAATGATGGCTCGATGCGTATATTTGAAGTGACCACTGTAGTGGAAGATGCTTTATATGAGCAATATCAAAAAGATAAAGACGCTACGACTGGTTTAGTAGAAAGTGCTCCAGCGTTAGATGACAAAGGTGAACCGGTAAAACGCTTTAATCCTAAAACAGATATTCCTTATACCCAAGCGAAAGAGGAAATTGCTGATATTGAATTAGGTGATGAAATTCGTGATGAAGTAGAAGTGCCGGCTGAATTTGGTCGAATGGCCGCACAAACAGCCAAACAAGTGATTATTCAAAAATTGCGTGAAGCCGAACGGGAAACACTCTTCAAGTTGTATCAAGATCGTGTGGGCGAAGTGATCAACGTTATGATTCAACGGGTGGAAGGTAAAGTGGTTTTTGTTGATCTGGGTCAAGCCGTGGCGGTTATGCCTCCAGCCGAACAGGTGCGCAGTGAAGTATATAAACCCGGTCAACGCATAAAAGTATTATTACTATCAATCGAAAAAACGCACCGTGGGCCTGAAATTATTGCCTCACGCTCCAATGCTAATTTAGTATCGGCTTTGTTTGCTGCTGAAGTGCCGGAAATTGGTTCCGGCAGTGTGGTGGTTAAAGCGATTGCCCGTGAAGCCGGTTCGCGTACCAAAATTGCCGTGGCCGCAACCGACCCAAGTATTGATCCAATTGGTTCATGTGTTGGTCAACGTGGTACCCGCGTACAAACTGTGATTACAGAACTTGGTGGTGAAAAAATTGATATCATTCATTATGATGACGATGCTGTTAAGTTTATTATCAATGCATTATCTCCAGCTAAAATTACTAGTGTTTCATTGAAAGAAGTAGACGGTAAAAAAATTGCCACCGCTGAAGTTCCAGAAGATCAATTCTCCTTAGCGATTGGTAAGGGTGGTCAGAATGTCCGGTTAGCTTCCCGCTTAACCGGTTGGTCGATTGATATCATTCGAGCTGAAGACGCTGAAAAAAAAGAAGAGAAAGAAGTAGAAAAAATTGAATCAACTAAAACTGAATAA
- a CDS encoding ribonuclease Z, with amino-acid sequence MRLTILGCGRFNITANYNSTGNLIETERVNILVDFGRGCLYSLTKLGKQVGDIDAICISHLHPDHIADLLTFFQIFFNTCADKPLIIVGPVGIQQWFKTMVDLVLEPVPTKITIYEQPLTAIEIGDVTVTTAVMKHNVPATAFRFEQAGHSVVYSGDTGMNENIVSLARQTDVLLLECSNQPGQISAQHLNPEQCSDIATQAKVKQLVLTHYGYDLTKTNMPFNGTLVIAKELMTIDL; translated from the coding sequence ATGAGATTAACTATATTAGGGTGTGGTCGGTTTAATATCACAGCCAATTATAATTCAACTGGTAACCTTATTGAAACAGAGCGTGTTAACATCTTAGTGGATTTTGGGCGAGGTTGTTTATATTCTCTTACCAAATTAGGCAAACAAGTTGGTGATATTGATGCTATTTGTATTAGTCATCTACACCCAGATCACATTGCAGACTTGTTAACATTTTTTCAGATCTTTTTCAATACGTGTGCTGATAAACCTTTGATTATTGTTGGTCCAGTGGGTATTCAACAATGGTTTAAAACTATGGTTGATTTGGTATTAGAACCAGTCCCTACCAAAATAACTATTTATGAACAACCTCTGACAGCTATAGAAATTGGTGATGTTACAGTGACTACCGCAGTGATGAAGCACAATGTTCCAGCTACGGCCTTTCGTTTTGAACAAGCCGGTCATAGTGTGGTTTATTCTGGTGACACCGGTATGAACGAAAATATAGTATCATTAGCTCGGCAAACCGATGTTTTATTATTGGAATGTTCCAATCAACCTGGTCAGATATCCGCACAACATTTGAACCCAGAACAGTGTAGTGATATTGCTACACAAGCTAAGGTTAAACAATTAGTGTTAACCCACTATGGTTACGATTTAACTAAGACAAACATGCCATTTAATGGTACACTGGTTATTGCTAAAGAATTAATGACTATAGATCTATAA
- a CDS encoding inositol monophosphatase family protein — MHVMKEFAIGLALRSGNMLMKDFRALSPEQIRFKDKRELVTNHDVKVNHFLVEKIREAYPTHNILSEEEGFKKGTAKNSGYQWVVDPLDGTTNFIMRHTFFTTTIALLKDGDPIIGIIYSPYTRELFVAEKGKGARRNEMRMHVSNEDKLRTSFLCFAYSHEKKSLQRAVAAYQHFEFEARSMRHFGSSSLELAFVAAGRVDGMIITPPVRIWDVAAGMLMVREAGGMVTDFDGNPNGIAKNGLVATNGKVHKQILKVIKQKKI; from the coding sequence ATGCATGTGATGAAAGAGTTTGCGATCGGATTGGCACTGCGGTCAGGGAATATGCTGATGAAGGATTTTCGCGCTTTGTCCCCAGAACAAATTCGGTTTAAAGACAAACGGGAATTAGTCACTAATCATGATGTTAAAGTGAATCATTTTTTAGTGGAAAAAATCCGTGAAGCTTATCCGACCCATAATATTTTATCGGAGGAAGAAGGGTTTAAAAAGGGGACGGCGAAAAATAGTGGGTATCAATGGGTAGTCGATCCATTAGATGGCACCACTAATTTCATCATGCGGCACACTTTTTTTACTACCACTATCGCTTTATTAAAAGACGGCGATCCGATTATTGGTATTATTTACTCACCTTATACGCGAGAGTTATTTGTGGCGGAAAAGGGGAAGGGAGCGCGGCGTAATGAAATGCGCATGCATGTGTCTAATGAGGATAAATTAAGAACGTCATTTCTGTGTTTTGCTTACTCCCATGAAAAGAAATCCTTACAACGCGCCGTGGCGGCTTACCAACACTTTGAATTTGAAGCCCGCTCGATGCGACATTTCGGTTCATCGTCTTTAGAATTAGCCTTTGTGGCGGCTGGTCGGGTAGACGGTATGATTATCACCCCACCGGTGCGCATTTGGGATGTGGCGGCTGGTATGTTAATGGTGCGTGAAGCCGGTGGGATGGTGACAGATTTTGATGGTAATCCAAATGGTATCGCCAAGAATGGTTTAGTCGCCACTAATGGCAAAGTGCACAAACAAATTTTGAAAGTAATCAAACAGAAGAAGATTTGA